Proteins encoded within one genomic window of Rossellomorea vietnamensis:
- a CDS encoding universal stress protein, translating to MSLKYQNILVAVDGSREAEWAFKKAIAIAKRNDAVLSLIHVIDTRSFAAIESYDRTVGERAIKYAEELLNEYKDEAAKTGLTKVKTYVEYGSPKVIIPREANKNVKADLIICGATGLNAVERFLIGSVSEHITRAAHCDVLVVRTEEVED from the coding sequence ATGAGTTTAAAATATCAGAACATATTAGTAGCTGTAGATGGATCCAGGGAAGCAGAATGGGCCTTCAAAAAAGCGATTGCCATCGCCAAACGGAACGACGCCGTTCTGTCCCTGATCCACGTCATCGACACCCGCTCTTTCGCGGCCATCGAATCCTACGACCGCACTGTGGGAGAAAGAGCCATCAAGTATGCTGAAGAATTATTAAACGAATACAAAGACGAAGCGGCCAAAACCGGATTGACCAAAGTCAAAACCTATGTCGAATACGGCTCCCCGAAAGTGATCATCCCAAGAGAAGCAAACAAAAACGTCAAAGCAGACCTCATCATATGCGGTGCAACCGGCCTCAACGCCGTCGAACGCTTCCTCATCGGCAGCGTCTCAGAACACATCACCCGGGCTGCCCACTGCGACGTACTGGTTGTCAGAACGGAAGAAGTGGAAGATTGA
- a CDS encoding MarR family winged helix-turn-helix transcriptional regulator produces MNQEEDVLIHCLYFTASRFSRSITKLAEKHLDAGGLAPSYFYMIMVIHFKPGITQKELCQKLAIAPSTSTRFIDKLEKRNIVVRKMSGKQTFISLTDEGEELYREFRVSIKEMFQDYSKTLGKDFSLDLSRMLHEASLKLEKE; encoded by the coding sequence ATGAATCAAGAAGAAGATGTTCTGATTCACTGCTTATATTTCACGGCAAGCCGTTTTTCCCGCAGCATCACCAAGCTTGCTGAAAAACACCTGGATGCCGGAGGACTTGCTCCATCTTACTTTTATATGATCATGGTCATCCACTTCAAACCTGGAATTACACAGAAAGAGCTATGTCAAAAGCTGGCGATTGCTCCTTCCACCAGTACACGTTTCATTGATAAACTGGAAAAGCGAAACATCGTCGTTCGCAAAATGTCCGGTAAGCAAACCTTCATTTCATTAACGGATGAAGGCGAAGAATTGTACCGTGAATTCCGCGTGTCAATCAAAGAAATGTTCCAGGATTATTCCAAGACGCTTGGGAAGGATTTCAGCCTGGATCTGAGTCGGATGCTGCATGAAGCAAGTTTAAAGCTTGAAAAAGAATGA
- a CDS encoding EcsC family protein, giving the protein MNWSERDKQVWQSIKAWREELYEYEANDLEHTYVKWLDYAFESIPEDVQDQFFQRLDGWLFHMHSLIQGSQMQNDARERILVTARAFNQDIQTVEDLHLLTIDQLHYIAEQHAGRHRIYSLLQGGVTGTGGLVALGSDLPAMLVINLRSVQLIAITYGFDVQTPFEMMTSLKVFHAATLPSRLRALAWEDLMEDLNKKDSNYFYDGSEQLTDYTWLEGSMKQALKAMAITMFKGKKWSGLPLVSIAIGAGSNYQLSRKITDFAEKYYQYRYLRDKKNEQ; this is encoded by the coding sequence GTGAACTGGTCAGAACGAGATAAGCAGGTATGGCAGTCGATCAAGGCTTGGAGAGAAGAGTTGTATGAGTATGAAGCGAATGATTTGGAGCATACATATGTGAAGTGGCTGGACTACGCCTTTGAATCGATTCCTGAAGATGTTCAGGATCAGTTTTTTCAGCGGCTGGATGGCTGGTTATTTCATATGCATTCCCTGATTCAAGGTTCACAGATGCAAAATGACGCAAGGGAGCGCATCCTTGTGACGGCGCGGGCCTTCAATCAGGACATTCAAACGGTTGAGGATCTTCACCTTTTAACGATTGACCAGCTTCACTACATAGCGGAACAGCATGCGGGACGCCATCGCATCTATTCCCTGTTGCAGGGAGGGGTGACGGGTACCGGGGGGCTGGTGGCTCTTGGGTCGGATTTGCCTGCCATGCTCGTCATCAATCTGCGTTCGGTACAGCTCATCGCCATCACGTATGGATTTGATGTACAGACGCCGTTTGAAATGATGACCTCCCTGAAGGTGTTCCATGCGGCGACTCTTCCTTCAAGGCTCCGTGCCCTTGCGTGGGAGGATCTGATGGAGGACCTGAACAAGAAGGATTCCAATTACTTTTACGATGGATCGGAACAGCTGACGGACTATACGTGGCTCGAGGGGTCCATGAAGCAGGCACTGAAAGCGATGGCCATCACCATGTTTAAGGGTAAGAAGTGGTCGGGTCTGCCTCTTGTCAGCATTGCCATCGGTGCGGGATCCAATTATCAGCTTTCCAGGAAGATCACTGATTTTGCCGAAAAATATTATCAATACCGCTATTTGCGCGATAAGAAAAATGAACAATAA
- a CDS encoding SDR family NAD(P)-dependent oxidoreductase codes for MNKTIVIIGAGRGISYETAKNFGLKGYKVALISRTLSSLQELESDLASHGITAKGFQGDVSSGSSMKKALSEVRAAFGDEIEVLLYNAASIRPGQPTAINVEDFIYDFKVNVAGALVAVQEILPFMKKDSGSILLTGGGLALNPNADVASLSVGKAGLRNLAYSLNQELTPNGIYVGTLTINGFVHEHTYFSGDKIAGALFDMHEKKEEVDVVYEEA; via the coding sequence ATGAATAAAACGATTGTCATCATCGGAGCCGGTAGAGGGATCAGCTATGAGACAGCAAAGAATTTCGGATTGAAAGGTTACAAGGTGGCACTCATTTCTCGTACACTCTCTTCACTTCAGGAGCTTGAAAGTGATTTAGCGTCGCACGGTATCACGGCAAAAGGATTTCAAGGTGATGTTTCATCCGGATCGTCCATGAAAAAGGCTCTTTCTGAGGTAAGAGCTGCATTTGGTGATGAAATCGAGGTCCTGTTGTATAATGCAGCGTCCATCCGACCTGGACAACCGACTGCGATCAATGTGGAAGATTTCATTTATGACTTTAAAGTGAACGTGGCAGGTGCACTGGTCGCCGTTCAGGAGATCCTTCCTTTCATGAAAAAAGATTCCGGGTCCATCCTATTGACCGGTGGAGGACTTGCCCTCAATCCAAATGCAGATGTTGCGTCATTATCTGTCGGTAAAGCGGGCTTGAGAAACCTTGCCTACAGCCTGAATCAGGAACTGACGCCGAATGGAATCTATGTGGGGACTCTGACCATTAATGGCTTCGTTCATGAACACACTTATTTCTCGGGGGATAAGATTGCCGGCGCTTTGTTCGATATGCATGAAAAGAAAGAAGAGGTTGATGTTGTGTACGAAGAGGCGTGA
- the argH gene encoding argininosuccinate lyase, with amino-acid sequence MSKLWGGRFTKKPEEWVDEFNASISFDQELVLEDIEGSIAHVKMLKKCGILTESESDQILDGLHVLYGKAEKNELQFSVEYEDIHLNLEKHLIDLIGEVGGKLHTGRSRNDQVATDMHLFLKRRVEEIVKLVEDLQEAIIAQAEANVETIIPGYTHLQRAQPISFAHHLMCYFWMLNRDKERLADSLKRIDISPLGAGALAGTTFPIDREYSAELLGFDACYENSLDAVSDRDFILEFLSNSSIMMTHLSRLAEEMILWSTEEFRFIELDDSFTTGSSIMPQKKNPDMAELVRGKTGRVNGNLISLLTVLKGLPLAYNKDMQEDKEGMFDTVKTVVGSLKIFTGMISTMKVNSEQMKEAVGNDFSNATELADYLATKGIPFRQAHEIVGKLVLYCIEKGCYLKDVSLEEYGEFSSLIEEDIYSILTPYSAVERRKSYGGTGFEQVKVQIGKGKAELKAFVEQSV; translated from the coding sequence ATGAGTAAGCTGTGGGGAGGACGTTTCACCAAGAAGCCGGAAGAATGGGTGGATGAATTCAATGCATCCATCTCATTCGACCAGGAGCTTGTACTGGAGGACATTGAAGGCAGCATCGCCCATGTGAAAATGTTGAAAAAGTGCGGGATTCTGACAGAAAGTGAATCCGATCAGATCCTCGATGGCCTTCACGTGCTGTATGGGAAGGCTGAAAAGAATGAGCTTCAGTTTTCCGTTGAGTATGAGGACATTCATTTGAATCTGGAGAAGCATCTGATCGATTTGATCGGTGAGGTCGGCGGCAAGCTCCACACGGGCAGAAGCCGTAACGACCAGGTGGCGACAGACATGCATCTCTTTTTAAAAAGACGTGTGGAGGAAATCGTCAAGCTCGTTGAGGACCTTCAGGAAGCGATCATCGCCCAGGCGGAAGCAAATGTTGAAACGATCATTCCAGGGTACACTCATCTACAGCGTGCCCAACCTATCTCGTTCGCTCATCATCTGATGTGTTATTTCTGGATGCTGAATCGTGATAAGGAGAGACTCGCTGATTCTCTGAAAAGAATCGATATCTCCCCATTGGGAGCAGGTGCACTGGCAGGGACCACATTCCCCATCGACAGGGAATATTCAGCTGAGCTCCTTGGTTTTGATGCTTGCTATGAGAATAGTCTGGATGCCGTGAGCGACCGTGATTTCATCCTGGAATTCCTGAGCAACAGCTCGATCATGATGACCCATCTTTCCCGCCTCGCGGAAGAGATGATCCTGTGGTCCACGGAAGAGTTCCGATTCATCGAGCTCGATGACAGTTTCACTACTGGAAGCAGTATCATGCCTCAAAAGAAGAACCCGGATATGGCGGAGCTTGTCAGAGGGAAGACGGGCAGGGTGAACGGGAATCTCATTTCTCTTCTCACTGTGTTAAAAGGTCTGCCACTTGCCTACAATAAAGACATGCAGGAAGACAAGGAAGGGATGTTCGATACGGTGAAGACCGTTGTGGGATCGCTTAAGATCTTTACGGGCATGATCTCGACGATGAAGGTGAATAGTGAACAGATGAAGGAAGCAGTCGGGAATGATTTTTCCAATGCGACAGAGCTTGCGGATTACCTGGCGACGAAGGGGATTCCGTTCAGACAGGCTCATGAAATCGTCGGGAAGCTTGTGCTGTATTGTATTGAGAAGGGCTGCTATCTGAAGGATGTATCGCTTGAGGAGTATGGTGAGTTTTCTTCGTTGATCGAGGAGGATATTTATTCGATTTTGACTCCGTATTCGGCTGTGGAGAGAAGGAAGTCGTATGGTGGTACGGGGTTTGAGCAGGTGAAGGTGCAGATTGGGAAGGGGAAGGCTGAGTTGAAAGCTTTTGTTGAACAATCTGTGTAA
- a CDS encoding PadR family transcriptional regulator, with translation MKVSKELLKGSTTTLILSLLDAKPMYGYEIIKELELKSDGIFNLKEGTIYPILHTLEDKGFILSYWEEGSGKRKRKYYKLNDSGREFIQEKKKEWSTFKQAVDQVLNGEKRAWE, from the coding sequence ATGAAAGTAAGTAAAGAACTGCTGAAAGGGAGCACCACTACCCTAATATTAAGCTTGCTGGATGCCAAACCGATGTATGGCTATGAAATTATTAAAGAGCTGGAATTAAAATCTGACGGGATTTTCAACTTGAAAGAAGGGACCATCTATCCCATCCTGCACACGCTGGAGGATAAAGGCTTCATTTTGTCTTACTGGGAGGAAGGGTCTGGAAAAAGAAAAAGAAAATACTACAAGTTAAATGACTCCGGAAGAGAATTTATTCAGGAAAAGAAAAAAGAATGGTCCACTTTTAAACAAGCTGTGGACCAAGTCCTAAATGGAGAGAAACGCGCATGGGAATAG
- a CDS encoding argininosuccinate synthase — protein MNKKVVLAYSGGLDTSVAVQWLKEKGYEVIACCLDVGEGKDLDFVQEKALTVGASKSYVIDAKEEFANEYALLALQSHALYEGKYPLVSALSRPLIAKKLVEIAEQEDATAVAHGCTGKGNDQVRFEVSIAALNPSLEVIAPVREWKWSREEEIEYAKDKGIPIPINLDSPYSIDQNLWGRSNECGVLENPWTAPPEDAYDLTASIEESPNEADVVEITFSKGVPVELNHVAYPLDEIIAKLNVLAGKHGVGRIDHVENRLVGIKSREVYECPAAMTLLKAHKELEDLTLVKEMAHFKPVIEKKMTELIYEGLWFSPLNKALKAFLDQTQLYVNGVVRVKLFKGHAIVEGRKSPNSLYDENLATYTKADEFDHDAAIGFIQLWGLPTKVSSMVNAEKKEKVTL, from the coding sequence ATGAATAAAAAAGTGGTATTAGCCTACTCAGGTGGTTTGGATACGTCGGTTGCAGTTCAATGGTTAAAGGAAAAAGGATACGAAGTCATTGCATGCTGCCTGGATGTCGGGGAAGGAAAGGATCTTGATTTTGTACAGGAAAAAGCACTGACGGTTGGAGCGTCGAAAAGCTATGTTATCGATGCAAAAGAAGAGTTTGCAAATGAATACGCGCTTCTTGCCCTTCAAAGTCATGCGCTGTACGAAGGAAAATACCCACTGGTGTCCGCTCTCTCAAGACCGTTGATCGCTAAAAAGCTTGTAGAGATCGCAGAACAGGAAGATGCAACGGCTGTTGCACATGGCTGTACGGGAAAAGGAAATGACCAGGTGAGATTCGAAGTGTCAATCGCCGCATTGAACCCTTCTTTAGAAGTAATCGCGCCGGTTCGTGAATGGAAATGGTCACGTGAAGAAGAAATTGAATATGCGAAGGATAAGGGGATTCCGATTCCCATCAATCTTGATTCACCATACAGCATCGACCAGAATCTATGGGGTAGAAGCAATGAGTGCGGAGTGCTCGAAAATCCTTGGACGGCACCACCGGAAGATGCATATGATCTGACAGCTAGCATCGAAGAATCGCCAAATGAAGCGGATGTGGTTGAAATCACGTTCTCCAAAGGGGTTCCTGTGGAGCTGAATCACGTGGCTTATCCTCTTGATGAAATCATTGCGAAGCTGAATGTGTTGGCCGGAAAGCACGGAGTCGGACGCATCGATCATGTGGAAAACCGTCTTGTCGGGATCAAGTCACGTGAAGTCTACGAATGTCCGGCCGCCATGACCCTTTTAAAAGCACATAAAGAACTGGAAGACCTCACACTGGTGAAAGAAATGGCCCATTTCAAACCGGTGATCGAGAAAAAAATGACGGAACTAATTTATGAGGGACTTTGGTTCTCTCCATTAAATAAAGCGTTAAAGGCTTTCCTTGATCAAACACAGTTGTATGTGAACGGTGTCGTACGCGTGAAATTATTCAAAGGCCATGCCATCGTAGAAGGTAGAAAATCACCGAACTCACTGTATGATGAAAACCTTGCAACGTACACAAAAGCGGATGAATTCGATCATGATGCTGCCATTGGATTCATTCAACTATGGGGTCTGCCAACGAAGGTGTCTTCCATGGTCAACGCTGAGAAGAAAGAGAAAGTCACTCTATGA
- a CDS encoding SMI1/KNR4 family protein codes for MKWKAFFNSLSKECQFKPPATESEIVAVKDILEIELPRRLAQLYNETNGVYGDYGISFIWSTEQTIRENVFCRNAHQQSGVNSLLFFADAGNGDLFGYLIEKDTIQSEKIHIWNHENGSRRIVAASLKKFLEGWIMGELNV; via the coding sequence ATGAAATGGAAAGCTTTCTTCAACAGTCTATCGAAAGAATGTCAGTTCAAACCACCCGCAACTGAATCTGAGATAGTAGCAGTTAAAGATATATTAGAAATTGAATTGCCAAGGAGACTTGCCCAATTATACAACGAGACGAATGGGGTTTACGGCGACTATGGGATTTCATTTATTTGGTCAACAGAACAGACGATCAGGGAAAACGTGTTTTGTAGAAATGCCCATCAACAGAGTGGTGTGAATTCATTGTTATTTTTTGCCGACGCAGGAAATGGTGATTTATTTGGATATCTCATCGAAAAGGACACAATACAGTCAGAGAAAATCCACATATGGAATCACGAAAATGGAAGTCGAAGGATAGTGGCAGCGTCTCTAAAGAAGTTTTTGGAAGGATGGATTATGGGAGAGCTGAATGTTTAA
- a CDS encoding NUDIX hydrolase: MGYIEELREIVGHRPLLFVGAVTVIVDDMGRLLLQQRTYPKGVWGISGGLMELGESTEEVARREVYEETGLRVDELHLINVYSGPEHYVKAENGDEFYVVTVAYYSEGYEGKLNIDPSESITCEFFYPDELPTNMVKSHKVIVDEFLSKHYRKGV, translated from the coding sequence ATGGGATACATAGAAGAACTGAGGGAAATCGTGGGTCACAGGCCATTACTTTTTGTAGGGGCCGTTACGGTTATAGTGGATGATATGGGAAGGTTACTGCTTCAACAGCGAACGTATCCGAAAGGTGTTTGGGGAATTTCGGGCGGACTGATGGAACTTGGGGAATCCACTGAAGAGGTTGCTAGAAGAGAAGTATATGAGGAAACGGGATTGCGAGTCGATGAACTTCATTTAATCAATGTGTATTCAGGACCGGAACACTATGTAAAGGCCGAAAATGGTGATGAGTTTTACGTCGTAACGGTTGCCTATTATTCGGAGGGATATGAAGGGAAATTGAACATAGATCCATCAGAATCCATTACATGCGAGTTCTTTTATCCTGATGAACTGCCAACCAATATGGTTAAAAGCCATAAAGTGATAGTGGATGAGTTTTTGTCCAAACATTACAGAAAAGGTGTATAA
- a CDS encoding flavin monoamine oxidase family protein — protein sequence MKKPVIIVGAGLSGLRAASLLHTKGVECVVLEARRRIGGRVISETIGGTDLAKVDLGPTWFWPDYEPLITRLVKELGLQTFLQHTEGALLYEQSENAVPQRHVLPEGAVQRSFRLHGGVESLIDAVHDTLPPGTVQMNTAVKAIRMNNDGDITVEADEQGGKKEWKAEAVILAMPPRLVARHLSFSPSLPEDLIQSMLEMPTWMAGQAKAIAIYDRPFWRKDGLSGQVTSWAGPLQEIHDASPDKGAGALFGFFGIPAATRRELGEDKIMKLVLEQLKRLFGEQAGSPLSLLYKDWSDDPHTAVREDAEPLMNFPEYGPLGHAGLWEQNILFAGTETAAENGGHLEGALQSAERAVSRLLENQNK from the coding sequence ATGAAGAAACCTGTGATCATTGTCGGGGCTGGCCTGAGCGGTCTCAGGGCCGCTTCCCTCCTCCACACGAAAGGCGTTGAGTGTGTGGTCCTCGAAGCCCGGAGAAGAATCGGAGGGAGAGTCATAAGCGAGACCATCGGAGGGACGGACCTTGCGAAAGTGGACCTCGGACCGACGTGGTTCTGGCCTGACTATGAGCCGCTCATCACCCGTCTTGTAAAGGAGCTCGGTTTACAGACGTTCCTGCAGCATACGGAAGGAGCCCTTCTCTATGAGCAGTCAGAAAACGCTGTTCCACAACGGCATGTGTTACCGGAAGGGGCTGTGCAAAGATCTTTCAGGCTGCATGGCGGTGTGGAGTCACTCATTGATGCCGTCCATGATACTCTTCCGCCGGGTACTGTTCAGATGAATACTGCCGTAAAGGCAATCCGGATGAATAACGATGGGGACATCACGGTCGAAGCTGATGAGCAAGGCGGGAAGAAGGAATGGAAGGCAGAAGCTGTGATCCTTGCCATGCCACCACGACTTGTAGCACGACATCTTTCATTCTCACCTTCTCTTCCGGAAGACCTTATCCAAAGCATGCTTGAAATGCCGACTTGGATGGCGGGACAGGCAAAGGCAATCGCTATTTATGATCGGCCTTTCTGGCGGAAAGATGGTCTTTCGGGTCAGGTAACGAGCTGGGCAGGTCCTCTTCAGGAAATACATGACGCTTCACCAGATAAAGGGGCAGGTGCTTTGTTTGGATTCTTCGGAATACCGGCTGCAACGCGCAGGGAGCTGGGTGAGGATAAAATAATGAAGCTTGTCTTGGAACAGCTGAAACGCTTATTCGGTGAGCAGGCGGGTTCGCCCCTCTCCCTTTTGTACAAGGATTGGTCAGATGACCCACACACTGCGGTAAGAGAGGATGCTGAACCGCTCATGAATTTTCCTGAATATGGTCCACTTGGACATGCGGGGCTGTGGGAACAGAACATCCTATTTGCCGGAACCGAAACAGCAGCCGAAAATGGCGGCCATCTTGAAGGTGCTCTGCAGTCGGCGGAACGTGCCGTTTCAAGGTTATTGGAAAACCAAAATAAATAA
- a CDS encoding quinone oxidoreductase family protein, producing the protein MKAVIQHEFGGSHILQLAEVETPTITEEEVLLKTAYTSVNYADIKSRRGNKGKGKFPLTLGLDATGTVVEAGTSSGFSEGDRVIAFPKGGSYAEYVKAHKQLTFRIPESLSFEQAAAMPTVSILSYILLHDIGQVKKSDTIVVHSGAGGVGSMLIQLAKLAGVETVMATVGNLSKEDYVKRMGADHVCTYDTFSEEVLQLTNGKGANAVFDSVAGEVTTASLDCLGLYGTLVQFGNSSGSAGHFKTSDVHSSCRNVKGFSLGTTRKHRPDMLAPAAERVIELFAAGKVTLPIAKVFDLSDAKQAHDLIESRAYEGKVLIKA; encoded by the coding sequence ATGAAAGCAGTGATTCAACATGAATTTGGGGGTTCCCATATACTACAATTGGCCGAAGTGGAGACTCCAACCATAACGGAAGAAGAAGTCTTGCTCAAAACGGCATATACAAGTGTAAACTATGCCGATATCAAATCAAGAAGAGGCAATAAAGGAAAGGGGAAATTCCCTTTAACCCTTGGGCTCGATGCAACGGGAACCGTGGTGGAAGCAGGAACGTCGTCGGGTTTTTCTGAAGGGGACCGTGTCATTGCTTTTCCTAAAGGTGGTTCTTACGCAGAGTATGTGAAAGCCCATAAGCAACTGACATTCAGAATTCCCGAGAGTCTTTCCTTTGAACAGGCGGCCGCCATGCCTACTGTTTCGATCCTTTCTTATATCCTGTTACACGATATCGGACAGGTGAAGAAGAGTGATACGATCGTTGTGCACAGCGGGGCAGGTGGTGTCGGTTCCATGCTCATTCAATTAGCGAAGCTTGCCGGGGTTGAGACAGTCATGGCAACAGTAGGCAACTTGAGCAAGGAAGACTATGTAAAGAGGATGGGGGCAGATCATGTTTGTACATACGACACGTTTTCAGAAGAAGTGCTTCAACTGACGAACGGCAAAGGGGCCAATGCCGTTTTCGATTCCGTTGCAGGGGAAGTCACAACGGCTAGCCTGGACTGTCTCGGTTTGTACGGAACCCTCGTTCAATTCGGCAACAGCAGCGGCAGTGCAGGCCACTTCAAAACCAGTGATGTACATTCCTCCTGTCGAAATGTAAAAGGCTTCAGCCTCGGGACGACGAGGAAACATCGACCGGACATGTTGGCTCCTGCTGCTGAAAGAGTGATTGAGCTATTTGCAGCAGGCAAAGTAACGCTCCCCATTGCCAAGGTATTCGATTTAAGTGATGCCAAACAGGCTCACGATTTGATTGAGAGTCGTGCTTATGAGGGGAAGGTATTGATTAAAGCATAA
- a CDS encoding Type 1 glutamine amidotransferase-like domain-containing protein → MKLLLTSAGVNNKSIHEALVAMLDKPIADCTALCIPTAMYGHPWVGPGVRTWEFISGNSENPMVDLGWKSVGVLELTALPSIHKERWVPLVKETDVFLVSGGDALYLAHWMRQSGLADLLPSLDAVYVGMSAGSMVMAPVVGEDFVGWNPPNGEDEALGMVDFSIFPHLDHEMLPENTMADAEKWARGIKGPSYAIDDQTAIKVIDGEVEVVSEGNWRLFS, encoded by the coding sequence ATGAAATTACTGCTTACATCAGCAGGCGTCAATAATAAAAGCATACACGAAGCCCTGGTTGCCATGCTCGACAAACCGATCGCCGATTGCACGGCCCTGTGCATCCCCACCGCCATGTACGGACACCCCTGGGTCGGTCCCGGCGTCAGAACGTGGGAGTTCATCAGCGGAAATTCAGAGAATCCCATGGTGGATTTGGGATGGAAGTCTGTCGGCGTACTGGAACTAACAGCGTTGCCAAGCATCCATAAAGAACGCTGGGTACCACTCGTTAAAGAGACGGATGTCTTTCTTGTATCTGGCGGTGACGCTCTCTATTTGGCTCATTGGATGCGACAATCCGGACTTGCAGATCTTTTGCCATCGCTGGATGCAGTCTATGTGGGAATGAGTGCAGGGAGTATGGTGATGGCGCCTGTCGTCGGAGAAGACTTTGTTGGCTGGAATCCTCCGAACGGCGAAGATGAAGCGCTCGGAATGGTTGATTTTTCGATATTCCCCCATCTGGACCACGAGATGCTGCCTGAAAATACGATGGCTGATGCAGAGAAATGGGCCAGAGGAATAAAGGGACCATCGTATGCCATTGATGATCAGACAGCCATCAAGGTGATCGATGGTGAAGTGGAAGTGGTTTCGGAGGGGAATTGGAGGCTGTTTTCATAA
- a CDS encoding FtsW/RodA/SpoVE family cell cycle protein, translated as MGIEKKVELYIERICKRVRNKDVHAQIALEIQDHLLLLKEEGMSRGLSEEEAIDYALTHLGDAEALGDQLNKTHKAPLDVKTILPVLAASLFGLVVMYYLQFHSTISALNEMSVFNKSLVFYIIGLLIMLTLYTFDYRKLLTYSKYVYVGTVLLLLLTVITGDKVDGVPFLNLGIAHVNVTEVAPFLLIISFAGIFHSWKWRSTRSLWFGVGMISIPIALLSTTGALATTFISILVCTAIMHASGAGLKQVITFAAVSTIWPVVHLISHAQTHTMVSPYADLPFKQADLIGSTIQTAPSLMSEVHTDFILAYTIYSFGWLAAIAVSGTIVYFIYRAFTISSSVNNAFGKLLVVGLATTFTAQFTVSILANMGLSALPGVSVPFISFGGSHIIIEMLAAGLLLSIYRRRNTVDLVVAN; from the coding sequence ATGGGAATAGAAAAAAAGGTTGAATTATATATTGAAAGAATCTGTAAGCGGGTCAGAAACAAAGATGTTCATGCTCAAATAGCGCTTGAAATTCAAGATCATCTCCTTTTATTGAAAGAGGAAGGCATGAGCAGGGGACTCTCTGAGGAAGAGGCAATCGACTATGCGCTAACTCATTTGGGAGACGCAGAGGCGTTGGGAGACCAGTTAAACAAGACCCATAAAGCTCCGCTGGATGTCAAAACCATTCTTCCAGTACTGGCCGCTTCCCTGTTCGGTTTGGTGGTCATGTATTATTTGCAATTCCATTCCACTATTTCAGCCCTTAATGAAATGAGTGTTTTCAATAAAAGTCTTGTTTTTTATATAATCGGTCTCCTAATCATGCTGACTTTATATACCTTCGATTATCGGAAACTATTAACCTACTCGAAGTACGTTTACGTGGGGACGGTCCTTCTTCTACTTTTGACCGTTATAACTGGCGATAAAGTGGATGGTGTGCCATTTTTAAATTTAGGTATTGCCCATGTGAATGTAACGGAAGTGGCTCCCTTTCTTTTGATCATTTCCTTTGCAGGTATCTTTCATTCATGGAAGTGGAGGAGTACACGATCGTTATGGTTTGGGGTAGGAATGATTTCAATCCCCATCGCTTTATTGTCGACGACTGGTGCCTTAGCCACTACCTTCATCAGCATTCTGGTCTGTACTGCCATCATGCATGCTTCGGGTGCCGGCCTTAAACAAGTGATAACATTTGCAGCCGTCTCCACTATATGGCCAGTGGTACATTTGATCAGTCATGCCCAAACACATACGATGGTCAGTCCATATGCCGACCTACCATTTAAGCAAGCAGATCTAATAGGGAGTACAATCCAGACCGCTCCAAGTTTAATGTCCGAAGTTCATACAGATTTCATCCTGGCGTATACCATCTATTCATTTGGCTGGTTGGCCGCCATCGCGGTCTCCGGGACGATTGTCTATTTTATTTACAGAGCCTTTACCATATCAAGTAGCGTGAATAATGCCTTTGGTAAACTGCTTGTGGTTGGCCTTGCCACTACTTTTACAGCTCAATTTACAGTAAGCATCCTTGCAAATATGGGGTTATCGGCTCTTCCTGGGGTTTCCGTTCCATTTATCAGCTTTGGCGGCTCCCATATCATCATTGAAATGCTGGCAGCAGGATTGTTATTGAGTATATATAGAAGACGAAATACCGTTGATCTGGTTGTGGCAAATTAA